In one window of Arachis ipaensis cultivar K30076 chromosome B06, Araip1.1, whole genome shotgun sequence DNA:
- the LOC107648100 gene encoding rho GDP-dissociation inhibitor 1 — protein MESGNRKRAEEEEAGPSSLISTAFRVGESHQQQLNQKPIREVEEEQAEQEEDDEQSFGGDHKNCGFVPGPLLSLKEQIERDKEDESLRRWKEKLLGCLESDLDGQLDPEVKFHSIGILSEDFGEIVIPLPVDENHNGRNLFTLKEGSCYQLKLKFSVLHNIVSGLTYSNTVWKGGLQVDQSKGMLGTFAPQKEPYVYALKEDTTPSGALARGVYSAKLKFEDDDKRCHMELKYLFEIKKRS, from the exons ATGGAGAGTGGGAATAGGAAGAGagcagaggaagaagaagcagggCCATCATCATTGATCTCTACTGCTTTTAGGGTTGGTGAAAGCCACCAACAACAACTGAATCAAAAGCCAATAAGGGAAGTGGAAGAAGAACAAGCAGagcaagaagaagatgatgaacaAAGCTTTGGTGGTGATCACAAAAATTGTGGCTTTGTACCTGGTCCTTTACTTTCTCTCAAGGAGCAGATCGAACGGGACAAG GAGGACGAAAGCCTAAGAAGGTGGAAGGAGAAGCTGTTGGGTTGTTTGGAAAGCGATTTAGATG GCCAATTGGATCCTGAAGTGAAATTTCATTCCATTGGAATTCTCTCTGAGGATTTTGGTGAAATTGTTATCCCCTTACCTGTGGACGAAAATCATAACGGCCGAAATCTATTCACTCTCAAGGAGGGATCTTGCTATCAGCTTAAGCTAAAATTTAGTGTTCTACACAACATTGTTTCTGGCTTGACATACTCCAACACTGTGTGGAAAGGAGGGCTTCAAG TTGATCAAAGCAAGGGAATGTTAGGGACTTTTGCTCCTCAAAAAGAACCATATGTCTATGCCTTGAAGGAGGACACCACTCCATCAGGTGCACTTGCAAGGGGTGTTTACTCTGCCAAACTTAAG TTTGAAGATGACGACAAAAGGTGTCACATGGAGCTCAAATATTTGTTCGAGATAAAAAAGAGAAGCTAG
- the LOC107648099 gene encoding protein NPGR2 → MCLSRSKAIKPYTASRLHALGTMHEAKGLYKEALKAFRDALDIDSGHVPSLISAAVVLRQFNGQSNAAIRSFLMDALRHDRMNASAWYNLGILHKAENKISEAAECFEAANSLEESAPVEPFR, encoded by the exons ATGTGTCTTTCTAGATCTAAAGCCATAAAACCATACACTGCATCAAGGTTGCATGCACTGG GTACAATGCACGAGGCAAAGGGCCTTTACAAGGAGGCTCTAAAAGCATTTCGAGATGCTTTGGATATCGATTCGGGACATGTCCCTAGCTTGATATCCGCTGCTGTGGTTCTTAGACAGTTCAATGGTCAGTCAAATGCTGCCATCAGAAGCTTTCTGATGGACGCACTACGGCATGACAGGATGAACGCTTCTGCATGGTACAATCTTGGCATTCTTCACAAGGCCGAGAATAAAATATCAGAAGCTGCAGAATGTTTTGAGGCAGCAAACTCCCTAGAAGAATCAGCACCAGTTGAACCATTCAGATGA
- the LOC107647827 gene encoding phospholipid--sterol O-acyltransferase — translation MAKKPPLVPTHLLIGLIIAAVAVEGGGSGEGELDYKKLSGIIIPGFASTQLRAWSILDCPFSPLDFNPLDLVWLDTTKLLSAVNCWLKCMLLDPYNQTDHPDCKSRPDSGLSGITELDPGYITGGFSWPXXXXXCIEFGIEANAIMAVPYDWRLSPSMLEERDLYFHKLKLTFETAYKLRGGPSLVFAHSLGNHVFRYFLEWLKLEIAPKHYIQWLDQHIHAYFAVGAPLLGATETVEATLSGFTFGLPISEGTARLMFNSFSSSLWMMPFSKYCRSNSNYWKHFSGARHVGNHTYHCEDKEFQSNFSGWPTNLINIEIPSTRGFDAYPSITEIPQSNLSSMECGIPTQLSFSAREMSDGTFFKAIEDYDPDSKRLLYQLEKSYINDPVLNPLTPWDRPPIKNVFCIYGTDSKTKVGYYFAPSGKPYPDNWIITDIIYEFEGSLYSRSGNLIEGNPGATSGDETVPYNSLAWCKSWLGPKVNITRAPQSEHDGTDVQIELNVEHHHDEDVVANMTRSPKVKYITYYEDSESLPGKRTAVWELDKANHRNIVRSPVLMRELWLEMWHDVHPDAKSKFVTKAKRGPLRDDDCYWDYGKARCAWAEYCEYRYVFGDVHLGQSCRLKSTSTNQLLNYL, via the exons ATGGCCAAGAAACCGCCACTCGTGCCCACGCATCTCCTCATCGGCCTCATCATCGCCGCCGTAGCTGTGGAGGGAGGTGGCTCCGGCGAAGGGGAGCTTGACTACAAGAAGCTATCGGGCATTATAATCCCAGGCTTCGCGTCCACTCAGCTTCGTGCGTGGTCCATCCTCGACTGCCCTTTCTCTCCCCTCGATTTCAACCCTCTCGATTTGGTCTGGCTCGACACCACCAaa CTTCTTTCTGCTGTCAATTGCTGGCTTAAGTGCATGTTGCTTGATCCATACAATCAGACTGATCACCCTGATTGCAAGTCCCGCCCTGATAGTGGTCTTTCTGGTATTACAGAACTTGATCCAGGTTATATTACAGGTGGGTTTTCTT GGCCTNNNNNNNNNNNNNNNTGTATTGAGTTTGGAATAGAAGCTAATGCAATAATGGCTGTTCCTTATGATTGGAGATTGTCACCATCAATGCTTGAAGAGCGAGACCTTTACTTTCATAAACTCAA ATTGACATTTGAAACTGCATATAAACTTCGTGGTGGCCCCTCATTGGTTTTTGCCCATTCATTGGGTAATCATGTCTTTCGTTATTTCTTGGAGTGgttaaaactagaaattgcaccAAAGCACTATATCCAATGGCTAGATCAACATATCCATGCCTATTTTGCTGTTG GAGCTCCCCTTCTTGGTGCAACTGAAACTGTTGAAGCAACACTTTCAGGATTCACATTTGGTCTTCCTATTTCAGAG GGAACAGCTCGATTGATGTTCAACTCCTTTTCTTCGTCATTGTGGATGATGCCCTTTTCCAAGTACTGTAGATCAAATAGTAATTATTGGAAGCATTTTTCTGGGGCAAGGCATGTAGGTAACCACACGTATCACTGTGAAGATAAGGAATTTCAGTCAAACTTCTCTGGATGGCCAACAAATTTAATCAACATTGAAATTCCTTCAACTCGTG GATTTGATGCATACCCTTCAATCACAGAAATACCTCAGTCTAATTTGTCTAGCATGGAGTGTGGAATACCTACACAATTATCTTTTTCAGCTCGCGAAATGTCAGATGGAACCTTTTTCAAGGCAATTGAAGATTACGATCCAGACAGCAAGAGGCTGTTGTACCAGTTAGAAAA ATCATATATCAATGATCCTGTTCTTAATCCTCTGACACCTTGGGACCGGCCACCAATAAAAAATGTCTTCTGCATTTATGGCACTGATTCAAAGACTAAG GTTGGTTACTACTTTGCACCTAGTGGCAAGCCTTACCCTGATAACTGGATAATTACGGATATCATTTATGAGTTTGAAGGTTCTCTATACTCAAG GTCAGGGAATCTGATTGAAGGGAATCCTGGAGCCACAAGTGGAGATGAGACG GTACCATACAACTCCCTTGCATGGTGCAAGAGCTGGCTTGGACCAAAGGTGAACATAACAAGAGCGCCTCAG TCTGAGCATGATGGTACTGATGTACAAATTGAGTTGAATGTAGAACATCACCATGATGAAGATGTTGTTGCAAACATGACAAGATCACCAAAGGTTAAGTACATAACATATTATGAAGATTCTGAGAGTCTTCCAGGAAAGAGGACAGCAGTTTGGGAGCTTGATAAAG CAAATCACAGGAACATTGTGAGATCACCGGTGCTAATGCGAGAGTTATGGCTTGAGATGTGGCATGATGTCCATCCTGATGCAAAATCAAAATTTGTCACAAAAG CTAAGCGAGGACCCTTGAGGGATGATGACTGTTATTGGGATTATGGCAAAGCTCGCTGTGCCTGGGCAGAATATTGTGAATATAG GTATGTCTTTGGTGATGTTCACCTGGGACAAAGCTGTAGGTTGAAATCTACTTCAACTAACCAGTTGTTGAATTATTTGTAA